A DNA window from Rhipicephalus sanguineus isolate Rsan-2018 chromosome 8, BIME_Rsan_1.4, whole genome shotgun sequence contains the following coding sequences:
- the LOC119403495 gene encoding zinc finger protein OZF-like → MGKAKRRTSQQASSPVQESPRKMCVTRRQGSAPSTAGKRNPVVTRAKRQPCQPAPSSSVQGSPGRNGVNRRQGSAAMKADKRFPDEVNVSQPDTEGKLTATRSLQCGLCEKVFKRKSQLRAHLYVHVREKRHACGVCGKTFSQKKNLVIHSRSHTGERPFECSSCPATFTRSSILKSHMLTHTGERPHECSDCGQRFALKATLAYHALTHLGKKTVACHVCGRKFFRSDALRRHARTHTGEKPYTCHLCPATFALLNTLKGHVLTHTGERPHRCDVCGKRFTKRCALSQHKNIHSGLKKFICQFCSRKFCSKQVLTDHTRTHTGEKPYLCSLCPAAFAQTRANSCDMVFCAVFGCNNRSQTKEEKLQSNAPDPRFFKILKVRLNESEQTRVLSERRRREWLARINRKGLDANVHKCKNLRSQMKSLQLMGKEKQLSLHLKMELAKPT, encoded by the exons ATGGGCAAAGCCAAAAGACGGACGTCTCAACAGGCCTCCAGCCCTGTCCAAGAATCTCCAAGGAAAATGTGCGTGACTAGGAGGCAAGGTTCCGCGCCATCGACAGCAGGCAAAAG GAATCCAGTTGTCACCAGAGCCAAAAGACAGCCGTGCCAACCAGCTCCATCCAGCTCGGTCCAAGGTTCTCCTGGAAGAAACGGCGTGAATAGGAGGCAAGGCTCCGCCGCAATGAAAGCAGACAAAAG GTTCCCTGACGAAGTCAATGTCTCGCAACCAGACACAGAGGGCAAGCTTACGGCTACGAGGTCCTTGCAGTGCGGCTTGTGCGAGAAAGTTTTCAAACGCAAGTCGCAGTTGCGAGCACACTTGTATGTTCACGTACGCGAAAAACGGCACGCATGTGGCGTGTGCGGCAAGACATTCTCGCAGAAGAAGAACCTGGTGATCCACAGTCGCTCGCACACGGGCGAGAGACCCTTCGAGTGTTCGTCCTGCCCGGCCACGTTCACCAGAAGCAGCATTTTGAAAAGCCACATGTTGACTCACACCGGCGAACGACCGCATGAGTGCAGCGACTGCGGACAGAGATTCGCCTTGAAGGCAACCCTCGCGTACCACGCGCTGACTCATTTGGGGAAGAAGACGGTCGCCTGCCACGTGTGCGGCCGAAAATTTTTCCGCAGCGACGCACTCCGGAGGCACGCCCGCACGCACACTGGCGAGAAGCCGTACACCTGCCACCTGTGCCCCGCTACGTTCGCGCTCTTGAATACGCTGAAAGGGCACGTTCTGACCCACACCGGTGAACGACCTCATAG GTGCGATGTATGCGGCAAGAGATTCACAAAAAGATGCGCCCTCTCGCAGCACAAGAATATTCACTCAGGTCTAAAGAAGTTTATCTGTCAATTCTGTAGCCGCAAATTCTGCTCTAAACAAGTACTAACAGACCACACCCGTACGCATACAGGCGAGAAGCCGTATCTATGCAGCCTCTGTCCTGCTGCATTTGCGCAGACTA GAGCCAATAGCTGTGATATGGTGTTCTGCGCCGTTTTTGGGTGCAACAATCGGTCTCAGACGAAGGAGGAGAAGTTACAGAGCAATGCACCGGATCCGCGCTTCTTTAAGATACTGAAGGTGCGGCTAAATGAAAGCGAACAGACGCGGGTGCTGTCCGAAAGGCGCCGACGAGAATGGTTGGCCAGAATTAACCGGAAAGGCCTCGACGCCAACGTGCACAAGTGCAAG AATCTGCGGAGCCAGATGAAGAGCCTCCAGCTGATGGGCAAAGAGAAGCAGCTGTCACTGCATCTGAAG